One window of Bacteroidales bacterium genomic DNA carries:
- a CDS encoding LptF/LptG family permease has translation MKKIYALVLKSYAGPLLATFFISLFILLMQFLWQYIDDLVGKGLDWYIIGELLFYASFTFVPLALPLAILLSSLMTFGNLGEHYELVATKSSGISLRTIMKPMIILSILISGFAFYFSNNVLPVANLKFKSLLHDVRKKKLAVNIKEGIFYNDMEDYVIRVGRKGKDGKSIYKVMIYNHTARWGNTDVTVADSGLMESTPDGRYLFFTLYDGYNYQDKVDQKDSRKTNPFQRTFFKMQQRKFDLSAFELNRTNEDLFKNNYQMLNIRQLNYFIDSLGTSIRDRRFNLAENFPRNYRVYLNLDSTYQLGQDTGFIIKQDFLDQFSGEERVRITSAALRSARNIKKTLDYHIQSLTSSEEYLVKHEIVWHRKFTLSFACLVLFFIGAPLGAIIRKGGLGLPAVVSILFFILYHIISMIGEKSALKGAMGVTAGMWLSSIILLPLGFFLAFKATTDSPLMDMDIWNKVFMKFNPVRFVPKRLTGLFRATGKTR, from the coding sequence ATGAAAAAGATTTATGCTTTAGTATTGAAAAGCTATGCGGGACCCTTGCTGGCCACTTTCTTCATTTCGCTGTTTATTCTTCTCATGCAGTTCTTATGGCAATATATCGATGACCTCGTAGGTAAAGGCCTGGATTGGTATATCATCGGCGAACTGCTTTTTTACGCTTCTTTCACTTTCGTCCCTCTTGCCTTGCCTTTAGCCATCCTGCTTTCTTCGCTGATGACTTTTGGGAACCTCGGTGAGCATTACGAACTGGTAGCCACGAAATCGTCAGGCATTTCCTTGCGTACCATCATGAAGCCAATGATTATCTTATCTATTCTCATTTCCGGATTTGCCTTTTATTTTTCCAATAATGTGCTGCCGGTCGCTAACCTGAAATTCAAATCTCTTCTTCATGATGTCAGGAAAAAAAAGCTGGCCGTGAATATAAAAGAAGGCATCTTCTATAACGATATGGAAGATTATGTTATCAGGGTCGGCAGAAAAGGAAAAGATGGGAAGAGTATATATAAGGTAATGATCTATAATCATACTGCCCGATGGGGTAATACTGATGTGACCGTGGCTGATTCCGGACTGATGGAATCAACCCCTGATGGCAGGTACCTTTTTTTTACACTTTATGATGGATATAATTACCAGGATAAAGTGGACCAGAAAGATTCAAGAAAAACCAACCCGTTCCAGCGTACCTTTTTCAAAATGCAACAAAGAAAATTCGATCTTTCAGCATTTGAACTTAACCGGACGAATGAAGATCTTTTTAAGAACAATTACCAGATGTTGAATATCAGGCAGTTGAATTACTTTATCGACTCCCTGGGAACTTCCATCCGCGACCGGCGTTTTAACCTGGCCGAAAACTTTCCCCGCAATTACCGGGTTTATCTGAATCTGGACTCAACTTACCAGCTGGGCCAGGATACTGGTTTTATCATCAAACAGGATTTTCTTGATCAGTTTTCCGGAGAGGAACGGGTCCGGATAACTTCTGCTGCATTAAGATCAGCCCGTAATATAAAAAAAACACTTGATTATCATATACAGTCGCTGACCAGTAGTGAAGAATATCTGGTTAAACACGAAATCGTATGGCACAGGAAGTTTACTTTGTCATTCGCCTGCCTGGTACTTTTTTTTATCGGCGCACCCCTTGGAGCAATTATCCGGAAAGGAGGGTTAGGCCTTCCGGCAGTGGTCTCCATCTTATTTTTCATCCTGTATCATATCATATCAATGATCGGTGAAAAGTCTGCCCTGAAAGGTGCGATGGGAGTTACAGCCGGAATGTGGCTTTCATCTATTATACTTCTTCCACTGGGATTCTTTCTTGCCTTTAAGGCCACAACCGATTCTCCGCTTATGGATATGGATATCTGGAATAAGGTATTCATGAAATTTAACCCCGTTCGGTTCGTTCCCAAACGCCTGACCGGACTTTTCCGAGCGACCGGAAAAACCCGATAA
- a CDS encoding T9SS type A sorting domain-containing protein, which translates to MKKLLLLTLALIIGFTAISQIATMPKQLLNKAEKVEYQKPIRDLSDFSVPVNPTVRSYATAPSETIIGYSFYDLWSNNAYSNRFYRYDDGTMAAVWTRGMEPTTFPERGTGYNYFNGSEWAPPPAARIETVRTGWGSYAPYGLNGEIVVGHNGTNLQISKRDNRFTGAWVESSYVGVIQPTWPKIVTSGDENQYTHIFYNSYTALGDQPQAIVYTRTSDGGATWDPADIVLPGMGPEDIFEFYSEEFVLASKGDIVALFVCSAWTDMFIMKSMDNGDTWEKIMVREHPYPLWDFNTMTMDSTHTCDNSGGIAIDNNGKCHVVFGLSRIIVEEITSPPGGYGLFSWVDGIGYWNEDMPPFSNDPRAMAGPQYGYEASEMIEDYNYIGWAQDVDGDGELTYITTADGFPMTYRSVGLSTMPTISIDDEGRIFIAFSSYTETFDNTEYNFHKIWARAYDNGVWGPFYHVTSDIMHIFDESIWPLFTASSDGDVHMIYNTDGTPGFALNTPPDHEFQENAIWYSAIPKDDLLTRIGDNNLLSTTSVSQNYPNPFDGTTTITVNLQKAANLNMKVSNILGQQVMDMQRGNVSAGTYYFQVDGTKLQDGVYFYTVKANNSEVTKKMIVR; encoded by the coding sequence ATGAAAAAACTATTACTCTTAACCCTTGCGCTTATCATTGGGTTTACTGCTATCTCACAGATAGCAACTATGCCTAAACAACTGCTTAATAAAGCAGAGAAGGTTGAATATCAGAAGCCTATCAGGGATCTTTCTGATTTTTCAGTACCTGTCAATCCTACGGTGAGGTCCTATGCTACGGCCCCATCAGAAACGATTATTGGTTATTCGTTCTATGATTTGTGGTCAAATAACGCTTACAGCAACCGGTTTTACAGGTATGACGATGGTACCATGGCGGCTGTCTGGACCCGTGGTATGGAACCAACGACTTTTCCCGAGAGGGGAACCGGTTATAATTATTTCAACGGAAGTGAATGGGCACCGCCACCAGCAGCCAGAATTGAAACCGTCCGGACCGGCTGGGGCAGCTATGCACCCTATGGCCTTAACGGGGAAATCGTTGTTGGGCATAACGGAACAAATCTGCAAATCTCAAAAAGAGATAACCGATTCACCGGTGCATGGGTGGAATCCAGTTATGTTGGCGTAATCCAACCAACATGGCCCAAAATCGTGACTTCCGGTGATGAGAATCAGTACACGCATATTTTCTATAACTCCTATACTGCCTTAGGTGATCAGCCACAAGCAATTGTTTATACGCGTACTTCCGATGGTGGCGCAACCTGGGATCCGGCAGATATTGTTCTCCCTGGCATGGGTCCTGAAGATATTTTCGAGTTCTATTCGGAAGAATTCGTGTTGGCCAGCAAGGGTGATATTGTTGCCTTGTTTGTATGTAGCGCCTGGACTGACATGTTCATCATGAAATCAATGGACAATGGCGACACCTGGGAAAAGATCATGGTGAGGGAACATCCTTACCCACTTTGGGATTTTAATACTATGACTATGGATTCTACGCATACTTGCGACAACTCGGGAGGTATTGCTATCGATAATAACGGGAAATGCCATGTTGTTTTCGGTTTATCCAGGATTATAGTTGAGGAAATAACTAGCCCACCTGGTGGCTACGGCTTATTCTCCTGGGTTGACGGCATTGGCTACTGGAACGAGGATATGCCACCATTCTCAAATGATCCGCGTGCAATGGCCGGACCACAATACGGATATGAAGCTTCAGAGATGATCGAAGATTATAATTATATCGGTTGGGCACAAGATGTTGATGGCGACGGGGAACTTACCTATATTACAACTGCTGATGGTTTTCCAATGACGTACCGGAGTGTTGGATTATCAACGATGCCTACCATTTCGATTGATGATGAAGGCCGTATATTTATTGCCTTCTCATCATATACGGAAACCTTTGATAATACCGAGTACAATTTCCATAAGATCTGGGCACGCGCTTATGATAATGGCGTTTGGGGGCCCTTTTATCATGTGACCAGCGACATTATGCATATTTTTGATGAAAGTATTTGGCCTCTGTTTACTGCAAGTTCCGACGGTGACGTCCATATGATCTACAATACTGACGGAACACCGGGATTTGCCCTAAATACTCCTCCTGACCACGAATTCCAGGAAAATGCTATCTGGTATTCAGCAATTCCTAAAGATGACCTGCTGACAAGGATCGGTGACAACAATCTTCTCAGCACAACCAGTGTTTCCCAGAATTATCCCAACCCTTTCGACGGTACAACCACCATTACGGTCAACCTTCAGAAGGCAGCTAATCTTAACATGAAGGTTAGCAATATCCTTGGACAACAAGTAATGGATATGCAGAGAGGAAATGTTTCTGCCGGAACCTATTACTTCCAGGTCGATGGGACAAAATTGCAGGATGGCGTATATTTTTATACTGTAAAAGCAAACAACAGTGAGGTTACTAAGAAAATGATCGTTAGATAA
- a CDS encoding T9SS type A sorting domain-containing protein gives MKKLLLLLVATCFIFVANAQKATEAVKMNQEKLLHDSEYQGAVLPVTINYSNDAKDSREKIYVGRAHSQRSFRREDCKVISYNKDLDLIGISFIIDKETYPSIALSNGSVGIFYSADHGQTWVGPVLLSDFSAEGLRNYYLSGVIYNPSDNVVIENAYGVYQGVPPDDPALAVWNKQAFGTSTLGGANYLSEYFENSGSNDYDGYFNQLGLTQIEDFMKCFNIWAEGPWAGFTALKMEDIQGLYNGTGFDWELEHSVIDMPFNLDPTDNTAIWCGKWTFSDVAADMVWSDDGEIGYAWMVGATSENLESGYQPLLYKTTDGGNSWDYIELDFQESQWQDFFQNGATAPEDWLILPCHNQGVWQDFTIPWFDATAGAVDAEGNLQLFGAVSSHYTDFIHNGYYYDSIGFRYNFCGNLFKFTIGDELIDIMFVDTLATNAARDLVDGTTSDSLYCGTNGWQHRLQITKDERSEEFFLTWTDSEPGDRVQENMQPDINGWSYNITTGEHTDPVCFTCGTTWPYEHYWFVQASDYACYNSVDSTFTVPMVNAVSLNDFFTNASGSADPIDVEYVTGITFDAIDPIHVGVDEFSGLSNISVSQNLPNPVTGITTIKINSETVAPVTVEVSNLIGQIVHTIDAGIINGNISVNIDVSNLEAGVYLYTVIIANERVSKRMIVR, from the coding sequence ATGAAAAAACTATTACTATTATTAGTAGCAACATGTTTTATTTTTGTTGCAAATGCCCAAAAAGCTACAGAAGCTGTTAAAATGAATCAAGAAAAGTTACTTCATGATAGTGAATATCAAGGAGCAGTCCTTCCAGTCACAATTAATTACTCTAATGATGCGAAAGATAGCCGTGAAAAAATATATGTCGGAAGAGCGCATAGCCAAAGATCTTTTCGTCGTGAAGACTGTAAGGTTATATCTTATAATAAAGATTTGGATTTGATAGGTATATCTTTTATAATAGATAAAGAAACTTATCCCTCCATTGCTTTGAGTAATGGATCTGTTGGAATCTTCTATTCCGCTGATCATGGCCAAACATGGGTCGGACCAGTGCTCCTCTCTGATTTTAGCGCTGAGGGTTTGCGTAATTATTACTTATCAGGCGTTATTTATAACCCAAGCGACAATGTTGTTATAGAAAACGCTTATGGTGTATACCAGGGTGTTCCTCCTGATGATCCTGCTCTGGCAGTCTGGAACAAACAGGCGTTTGGAACAAGTACCCTTGGAGGTGCTAATTACTTATCGGAATACTTTGAAAACAGTGGATCGAATGATTATGATGGATACTTCAATCAATTAGGATTAACCCAAATAGAAGATTTCATGAAGTGCTTTAATATTTGGGCAGAAGGACCATGGGCTGGTTTTACAGCACTTAAAATGGAAGACATTCAAGGACTTTACAATGGTACCGGATTTGACTGGGAACTGGAACATTCTGTCATAGATATGCCTTTTAATCTGGATCCCACAGATAATACAGCCATTTGGTGTGGTAAATGGACCTTTTCTGATGTAGCAGCAGATATGGTTTGGTCAGATGATGGTGAGATTGGATATGCATGGATGGTTGGTGCAACTTCAGAAAATTTAGAATCTGGTTACCAACCACTTCTGTATAAAACCACTGATGGCGGAAATAGTTGGGATTACATTGAACTTGACTTCCAGGAAAGTCAGTGGCAGGATTTCTTTCAAAACGGCGCAACCGCTCCCGAAGACTGGTTAATTCTCCCCTGTCATAATCAAGGTGTTTGGCAAGACTTTACTATTCCATGGTTCGATGCTACTGCAGGTGCAGTTGATGCTGAAGGGAATTTGCAATTATTTGGAGCTGTGAGCAGCCACTACACTGACTTTATTCATAACGGTTATTATTACGATAGTATTGGTTTCAGATATAATTTCTGTGGTAATCTGTTTAAATTCACCATTGGAGATGAATTAATTGATATTATGTTTGTTGATACATTAGCGACAAATGCTGCCAGAGACCTTGTAGATGGAACAACCAGTGACTCATTGTATTGTGGCACTAATGGCTGGCAGCACAGACTGCAAATTACTAAAGATGAACGCTCAGAAGAATTCTTTTTAACATGGACAGATTCAGAACCAGGGGATCGTGTACAGGAGAATATGCAGCCTGATATAAATGGTTGGTCTTATAATATAACTACCGGCGAACATACAGATCCTGTTTGCTTCACTTGCGGTACAACATGGCCTTATGAACATTATTGGTTTGTCCAAGCATCTGATTATGCCTGTTATAATTCTGTTGATTCAACTTTTACTGTCCCTATGGTGAATGCTGTTAGTTTAAATGATTTTTTTACTAACGCAAGTGGCTCTGCGGATCCTATTGATGTTGAATATGTAACTGGTATAACATTCGATGCAATTGATCCAATTCATGTTGGTGTAGATGAATTTTCAGGACTATCAAACATCAGCGTTTCTCAAAACCTGCCGAATCCGGTTACAGGTATCACTACCATCAAGATTAACAGCGAAACTGTTGCTCCGGTTACCGTTGAAGTTTCAAATCTTATCGGACAAATTGTTCACACAATAGATGCCGGTATCATTAACGGAAACATTAGCGTTAACATTGACGTAAGCAATCTTGAAGCAGGTGTATATCTCTACACGGTGATTATTGCAAACGAGCGCGTTTCAAAAAGAATGATCGTAAGATAA
- a CDS encoding right-handed parallel beta-helix repeat-containing protein, translating to MKKVYFIFVLIALIGQSALRAQTYMNMGDNIDIPGYSWIIFNPGTYTIPDPGNDGLIRINNQQNIILDGANVAVDGMNYSGYMIKINNSKNITIRNFESASRFKYAVYITNSDSIQIYNCDFSFNKVDSAGWIDVWSDYQSALGGGVMMYLTDYVDIHNNTMKMQNDGVALYHCNHISIWENDFDWNTSYGVRMYFTNSCHIHHNLASHVNRPFTNPSDCAAILMIVSNENLVEHNDFSYSGDGIFLGQYEYSSTPNNNVFLYNECSYSPHNAIEATFADGNIYRCNACNYSHYGLWLGYSFNSLVDSNEIIGNQSSGIAIDRGFSNIISQNMISDNPIGIELWEGSAIPPYQNQFSHDYLVKGNLLEGNRLAIKSNNTEHLVFDSNAVIYNNDGIQLNGSSPQDTFYFNYFKNNALYHIENLSPDDIYAPYNSFFSPDEDFIACNIYDFADNPAKGEVIWHPFFYGEPPVVTNEQLEDMTEPTAEWYAYPEVCGGYGGSMATTVSWDSTDMKEGVASVHCVTGNGWDIGLQYWPGSDTIVHWQLSGQDTLIFWLKTVNTTGYGFQFHQIRVGNLCGGYYKYSGSPNVLNAANGTWKKIKVPLAGGGSPYNYVRTEIGEVSFDDISYVSIHADTWDFGFEIWLDGMHFSSFSTGLDELNGQNLSFNCLPNPMGESAIITWRTDQQGPLNFELFDLTGKQLYWKELNSISETTNQFVFCNPGISPGLYLASMKSAHRVQIRKLIIR from the coding sequence ATGAAAAAAGTATACTTCATTTTCGTGTTGATTGCTCTTATCGGGCAATCTGCCCTTCGTGCCCAAACCTATATGAATATGGGAGATAATATCGATATTCCCGGTTACTCATGGATCATCTTTAACCCCGGAACCTATACAATCCCTGACCCGGGCAATGACGGACTGATCAGGATCAATAACCAGCAGAATATTATCCTCGACGGTGCAAATGTCGCCGTTGACGGAATGAATTATTCAGGGTACATGATCAAGATCAATAATTCCAAAAACATTACCATCCGGAATTTTGAATCGGCAAGCCGGTTTAAATACGCCGTATATATCACAAATTCCGACAGTATCCAGATTTATAATTGTGATTTCTCTTTTAACAAAGTCGATTCAGCCGGATGGATTGATGTCTGGTCTGATTATCAGTCAGCTTTAGGAGGAGGAGTGATGATGTACCTGACCGATTATGTTGATATTCATAATAATACCATGAAGATGCAGAATGATGGCGTGGCTTTATACCATTGTAACCATATTTCAATATGGGAGAACGATTTTGACTGGAATACTTCCTACGGGGTAAGGATGTATTTCACAAATTCCTGCCACATTCACCATAATTTAGCTTCACATGTTAACCGTCCCTTTACCAATCCCAGTGATTGTGCCGCAATCCTTATGATCGTTTCCAATGAAAACCTGGTGGAGCATAATGACTTCAGCTATTCCGGCGATGGCATCTTTTTAGGGCAATACGAATACTCGTCCACTCCGAACAATAATGTATTTCTCTACAATGAATGCTCATACTCACCGCATAATGCTATTGAGGCAACCTTTGCAGACGGCAATATTTATAGATGTAATGCCTGTAACTACAGCCATTATGGTTTATGGCTAGGGTATTCGTTTAATTCACTTGTTGACAGCAATGAAATAATCGGGAACCAGTCTTCAGGAATCGCTATCGACAGGGGTTTCAGCAATATTATCAGCCAAAATATGATCAGCGACAATCCTATAGGTATTGAACTCTGGGAAGGAAGTGCCATCCCGCCTTATCAGAATCAGTTTTCCCATGATTACCTGGTCAAAGGAAACCTTCTTGAAGGTAACCGGCTTGCCATCAAGTCAAATAACACTGAACACCTTGTGTTTGACAGTAATGCAGTGATTTATAACAATGACGGCATTCAACTCAATGGGTCATCCCCGCAAGACACTTTTTATTTCAACTACTTTAAAAATAATGCCTTATATCATATTGAGAATTTATCTCCAGACGATATTTATGCCCCCTATAATTCATTTTTCTCCCCGGATGAAGATTTCATAGCCTGTAATATTTATGATTTTGCTGACAATCCTGCTAAAGGAGAAGTGATCTGGCATCCCTTCTTTTATGGTGAACCCCCTGTTGTCACTAATGAACAATTGGAGGATATGACTGAACCTACAGCTGAATGGTATGCTTATCCGGAAGTATGCGGGGGATACGGCGGAAGTATGGCAACGACGGTTTCCTGGGATTCAACAGATATGAAGGAAGGGGTTGCTTCGGTACATTGTGTGACTGGCAATGGTTGGGATATCGGTCTTCAATACTGGCCGGGCAGCGATACAATTGTCCATTGGCAGCTCAGCGGGCAGGACACGCTGATATTCTGGCTTAAAACGGTTAATACCACTGGCTACGGATTTCAGTTTCATCAAATACGTGTAGGGAATCTTTGCGGAGGTTATTATAAATATTCCGGGTCACCAAATGTGCTTAACGCGGCTAATGGTACCTGGAAAAAGATCAAGGTGCCCCTTGCCGGCGGAGGTTCACCTTATAATTATGTCAGAACAGAAATCGGTGAAGTTTCTTTTGATGATATCAGTTATGTTTCCATTCATGCTGATACATGGGATTTTGGCTTTGAAATCTGGCTCGATGGGATGCATTTCAGCTCATTCTCAACCGGACTGGATGAACTTAATGGCCAGAACCTGTCTTTCAACTGTCTGCCGAATCCGATGGGTGAATCGGCAATTATTACCTGGAGAACTGATCAACAAGGGCCTCTCAATTTTGAGCTATTTGACCTCACTGGAAAACAGCTTTATTGGAAAGAACTGAATTCGATCAGTGAAACGACCAATCAATTTGTTTTTTGCAATCCGGGAATTTCACCGGGACTATACCTTGCATCAATGAAATCCGCTCATCGGGTCCAGATCAGGAAGCTCATCATCCGTTGA
- a CDS encoding SDR family NAD(P)-dependent oxidoreductase, translated as MPEFDGNWTLITGASSGFGYEIARILASKGHNLVLVCRNEERLCQIARELNEISDIIIMPVDLAKAGSATLLFNECERLKLKINVLINYAAENN; from the coding sequence ATGCCTGAATTTGACGGTAACTGGACGCTTATCACCGGGGCATCATCGGGTTTTGGATATGAGATTGCCAGGATACTTGCATCAAAGGGACACAACCTGGTGCTGGTGTGCCGCAATGAAGAGCGTCTATGTCAGATTGCACGCGAGTTAAATGAAATTTCAGATATCATTATCATGCCGGTGGATCTAGCCAAAGCCGGTTCTGCAACTTTGCTGTTCAATGAATGTGAACGCCTCAAGCTAAAGATCAATGTCCTGATCAACTATGCAGCGGAAAATAATTAA
- a CDS encoding M28 family peptidase, which produces MKRAYIFKILFLIVISSSLYSQKPFSPDITTDDLKSHISYLASDDLKGRYTGAPGSTAASEYIRDQFRDAGLKLLGQEGFQNFEVVVSVKAGENNSFRINDRIDALAGDFTAFPFSKNATVATGVVFAGYGFEIEQDSLSWNDYLGLDVSGQWVMILRGDPEMEKQESRFISFGDDRDKVILARDKGAAGVIFVSGKKFDANDELVSMYFDKTQSTAGIPVIHIKRTLADEILSPDHLSVDFLESLLISDMKPNSKMLSSEVAATTQVLQEKVTARNVIGMLEGSDPVLKNSFIIVGAHYDHLGMGGPGSGSRFLDSLAIHNGADDNASGVGGILELASFLASERTSLKRSVVFVAFDGEELGLLGSRYFVENPLINLKNATAMINFDMIGRLKQEGPAIMIGGTGTSVESEAILDSLNAGSIKLNFSPEGYGPSDHAAFYAENIPVFFFSTGAHEDYHTPGDDWERLNFEGEKDILEIGKQLITALASKGENLTFQEAGPKQQEGGRAGYRFKVTLGIMPDFTSTVEGGLGVGGVKKDGPAFKGGMLKGDVITAIDGKQVNDIYDYMNRLKKLQPGQVISVDVLREDKKVILIIQL; this is translated from the coding sequence ATGAAGCGTGCATATATTTTCAAAATTCTATTTCTGATTGTTATTTCCAGCAGCCTGTATTCCCAGAAACCATTCAGCCCTGATATTACAACTGATGATCTTAAGTCCCACATTTCCTATCTTGCATCTGATGATCTGAAAGGTCGTTATACAGGGGCTCCGGGCAGTACGGCAGCCTCTGAATACATCAGGGATCAATTCCGTGATGCCGGCCTGAAACTGTTGGGACAGGAAGGGTTTCAAAACTTTGAAGTGGTGGTTAGCGTTAAAGCCGGCGAGAATAACTCCTTCAGGATAAATGACAGAATTGATGCACTTGCCGGAGATTTTACTGCCTTTCCATTTTCAAAAAATGCAACGGTGGCTACGGGGGTAGTTTTTGCGGGCTATGGATTTGAAATCGAACAGGATAGCCTTTCGTGGAATGATTATCTGGGGCTGGATGTTTCCGGACAATGGGTCATGATCCTCAGGGGAGATCCTGAGATGGAAAAGCAGGAAAGCCGGTTTATTTCTTTTGGCGATGACCGCGATAAGGTCATTTTAGCGAGGGATAAAGGCGCAGCGGGAGTGATTTTTGTTTCCGGAAAAAAATTTGATGCAAATGACGAACTGGTTTCGATGTATTTTGATAAAACCCAATCAACCGCAGGAATTCCGGTCATTCACATAAAAAGAACCCTGGCCGATGAAATATTGTCGCCAGACCATCTTTCTGTCGATTTCCTTGAATCTTTGCTGATATCAGACATGAAACCCAACTCAAAGATGCTCAGCAGTGAAGTGGCAGCAACCACGCAAGTCTTACAGGAGAAAGTTACTGCGCGGAATGTGATAGGTATGCTGGAAGGAAGTGATCCGGTTCTTAAAAATAGTTTTATAATTGTTGGCGCCCACTACGATCACCTGGGAATGGGCGGCCCCGGAAGCGGATCGCGGTTTTTAGACAGCCTGGCCATTCACAATGGCGCTGATGATAATGCGTCCGGTGTTGGAGGCATATTAGAGCTTGCATCCTTTCTGGCTTCAGAAAGGACATCACTTAAAAGGAGTGTAGTTTTTGTAGCTTTTGATGGAGAGGAACTCGGTTTATTGGGGTCAAGGTATTTTGTAGAGAATCCACTGATCAATCTGAAGAATGCTACAGCCATGATCAATTTTGATATGATAGGCCGGTTGAAGCAGGAAGGTCCGGCAATAATGATCGGAGGGACAGGCACTTCTGTCGAATCGGAAGCAATACTTGACAGTCTTAATGCCGGTTCAATAAAGTTGAATTTTTCGCCTGAAGGATATGGCCCTTCTGACCATGCAGCTTTTTATGCTGAAAATATCCCGGTATTTTTCTTTTCAACCGGCGCCCATGAGGATTACCACACTCCTGGTGATGATTGGGAACGCCTGAATTTTGAAGGTGAGAAAGATATACTGGAAATCGGAAAACAGCTAATTACTGCACTGGCTAGCAAAGGTGAAAACCTGACCTTTCAGGAGGCCGGGCCTAAGCAGCAGGAAGGCGGAAGGGCCGGTTATCGTTTCAAAGTCACCCTTGGCATCATGCCTGATTTTACATCAACCGTCGAAGGTGGTTTAGGTGTCGGAGGAGTTAAAAAGGATGGACCTGCCTTTAAGGGGGGCATGCTGAAAGGTGATGTGATTACAGCTATCGATGGCAAACAGGTTAATGACATTTACGATTATATGAACCGGCTTAAAAAGCTGCAGCCAGGCCAGGTAATTTCGGTAGATGTATTACGGGAAGATAAAAAAGTGATACTGATCATACAATTGTAG
- a CDS encoding GtrA family protein: MTEYLSRTFLVKFIKFGIVGFSGVLIDFGITYACKEWLKIQKYIANSIGFTVAASSNYFFNRTWTFRSKDPDIAIEYTEFIVISLVGLGIANLIVWLIHSRFKQNFYLSKLFAIGVVTVWNFFANYYITFA; the protein is encoded by the coding sequence ATGACCGAATACCTTTCACGGACTTTCCTGGTAAAGTTCATCAAATTCGGCATTGTCGGTTTTTCCGGCGTTCTTATAGATTTCGGGATTACTTATGCCTGTAAGGAATGGCTTAAGATCCAAAAGTATATAGCTAATTCCATTGGATTTACGGTGGCAGCATCCTCCAATTACTTTTTTAATCGCACCTGGACTTTTAGGAGCAAGGATCCTGATATCGCCATTGAATACACTGAATTTATTGTGATAAGCCTGGTGGGTTTGGGAATTGCTAATCTTATCGTGTGGCTGATCCATTCCAGGTTCAAACAGAATTTTTACCTATCCAAACTCTTTGCGATCGGGGTAGTTACGGTCTGGAATTTCTTTGCGAATTACTATATTACGTTTGCGTAG
- the rplI gene encoding 50S ribosomal protein L9 — MEVILKQDVANVGYKDDIVTVKNGYGRNYLIPHGLAILATGTNKKVIAENKKQKSYKDDKVRNEALTVAKTLETINLKIGAKAGTSGKIFGSVNAIQIAQALKDQFNFELDRKNIEVDGDSIKELGNYKAKIKLHKEVLVEINFEVFAE, encoded by the coding sequence ATGGAAGTCATTTTAAAACAAGACGTAGCTAACGTAGGATATAAAGATGATATCGTGACCGTAAAAAATGGTTACGGAAGAAATTATCTCATCCCCCATGGCCTGGCTATCCTGGCCACCGGAACCAATAAAAAGGTCATCGCCGAGAATAAGAAACAAAAATCATATAAGGATGACAAGGTCCGCAATGAAGCTTTGACCGTAGCAAAAACACTTGAAACAATCAATCTGAAGATCGGCGCCAAAGCAGGGACCTCCGGAAAAATATTCGGCTCAGTCAATGCTATTCAGATCGCCCAGGCTTTAAAAGACCAGTTTAATTTCGAACTTGATCGGAAAAATATTGAAGTTGACGGTGATTCGATCAAAGAATTGGGCAACTACAAAGCCAAGATCAAACTGCATAAAGAAGTTTTAGTGGAGATTAATTTCGAAGTTTTTGCTGAATAA
- the rpsR gene encoding 30S ribosomal protein S18, translating to MAQQTGDIKYLTPINVDTKKKKYCRFKKAGIKYIDYKDADFLLKFVNEQGKILPRRLTGTSTKYQKKVAQAIKRARHLALMPYVADLLK from the coding sequence ATGGCACAGCAAACCGGAGATATTAAATATCTTACCCCGATTAACGTCGATACTAAAAAGAAAAAGTATTGTCGTTTTAAAAAAGCGGGCATTAAGTACATTGATTATAAAGATGCTGACTTCCTGTTGAAATTCGTAAATGAGCAGGGAAAAATCCTCCCCCGGAGATTAACCGGTACATCTACAAAATATCAGAAAAAAGTGGCCCAGGCTATCAAGCGGGCACGCCACCTGGCTTTAATGCCTTATGTGGCTGATTTACTTAAATAA